The sequence TGGGTACTGTGGTGGAGGCAGGCGCCGACACCACATGATGTTGAGGATGTGTTGCAGGAGTAagattttcgcttaaatttgCCGGATTATAGACTCCGCCAGCTATGCTAGAGTTGGCATATAAGGACTGAGGTGTTTGGACGGTGGTAGGACCATGTGTAGAAGGTTGGTGTAATGAATTTGAGGCAGACAACGAGGAGGATGGAGTGTTtggtgttgttgctgctgccgaCAAACCATTAGGCTTAATAACTGTTTGCGGGGGTAGCTTGTCATTTGTGGAACTCAACACCTCGTTAGAGGACTTCTGTTGCATGAGAGCTGCAGACGTTTGGGAGGAACTATAGAGTAAACCATTATTATTTGTAggagtagtagtagtagtgttgttgttgttattaaaacTGTTTTGTGGATTGACCCCAGTGGGTGTAGTCATTTTGGCTCTCTTGGTTATGCTCAAAACCTGCTCGCTGGTGGGCAAAGAGGCCAATATTTGCTCAACACTAACTAAATTCTCTCCCgatatattaaatttatctttaattGCATCCAATTGTGCCTTAAGGACATGATTCTCTTTTGTTAGCTCCACAACGCGTTGCTCCAAAACCATATCGTTGTAACGCCTCTTCTCGCGACTTCGCTTGGCGGCCTCATTATTACGCCGGCGACGATCCCAATAACTGTCATCCTTCTTGCAATCGGGTGTAAATTCCCGTTGTTTGCGCTGTGAAAACAATTCTTTGGCGGCATTGGCCTGTTGTTTGGTCATGTGTTCGCCATTAAAGGTGACATATTTGCCATCACGGGAAATGTGCATATCTGACATACTGTGGCCAGAATCACTGGATTGAGGACTGACAGGGCCATTATACATGGAAAGGCTATGCACTAGAGtggagaaataaaaacaaagagagAGAGGGTTAGTGATATTTAAGATAATAAATTTTCCAAGTTGCAAAACTTACTGTTGGTAGCTTCATTTGAACTGCCATTCATGGACAGGGTCGGTGATATGGTGGACATGCGCACTGTGTTCATGGCCATGGCTGCGGCTGCTGATACTGGTGTCAGGGTTTGCTGGTGATTGTGGTGTTGATGATATTTCGCTGTGTTCAGACTGTTAACGGCTGCTGCATGTAAAACTTCAGGCATATTTGTGTTGGCAGCCGTTATTAatctttgttgttgctgttgttgctggtgTTGATAATGTTGTGTTaggtgctgctgctgctgctgatgttgttgttgctgctgcagtTCTAATAGATCACTGTTAGTGTTTATAGTTAGGGGTGATCCTATGTTGGTGTTACGCCTTACAAATTCCGTAACTGATATACGAGATTTAAAATCTGGTACTTTTGTATGTTGTGTGTTTGACTGAGCTAGTAAAGCTGAAATgagagaaaaatataaagaaatttaatacaaaaattgtttatatagaGATTTTACGAGGCGTATACATAATAAATAATAGACATAATTTATGTTGCACATACGTTTGTTAAATTATGGAATTCAAATGTTAGTGCAATGTGAAACTATATTCCTAATTTTCCATATTTAGGTCTACCAAATTCTTGATTGATAATGAacctaaatataataaaaaaaattctaaaatttttagtttgataCATTTGATATTCTCTAACTATCATTTCCTCTATTTaccctttaaaatttatttcataattaatcaAGTTATATCTGAATTTCCTACTTGTAAACGTAGTTTGAGTATTAAATAATCATTATAACAATATAGCTGTTGATAGGAATGCtgattagttttttttctaatgtAAATTTGTTACCATGTCATGTAataatcttattttttatttattagcatCTAGACTAAATGTTatcactaaaattaaaaatagttttttatgcCCTAACTCAACAACTTATTAAGCACCCTACAGTATAAATGTTGGCAATGTGAAGCTGGCCCGAAATTtacttttgtatttcttttaataatgCAAGGGAAAttcatttgatatttttactcCTCAATCCTCGATTGTCACTAAACTATTCCCAAGTAATGCATAGGGTAGTTTGTATAGATTTTATTATAAGAATTACTTTGTTTTTTGTCATTATAAGTAATCAGTGGTAGGATAAATTTGATTATACTGTCCCTGAGTAATgcgagaaagagagagagagcgaGAGAGACAGTTGGTTTTTTTCTGCCTCTATAGCTCTATTACACGAATATTCCAGTTGATTCGTAGATACTACGAGTGAGTGTAAAATCTACAGTCGAGTCTATGGACATTTGAACATCCTTAATTTGCAGTCTTGTTTACGCATTAGTTACTTTACTTGCTACTGGTAATTTATTGTCAGATTATTTGGCTGTCACTTGGTCATCAAGAGTCCAGTATTTTTTCCCACTTTTTTTAGGAACTATCAACTAATCTATTGACTGTTCCTTGGTAATCGATAGTGTagtcaatttgaaattttactttGGAACTTTACTATCCTCAAAAACCTCAATTATCGTccttaatttttacatttctttacTACGTATCAGCTACTTTCCTGACCACAGGTA comes from Calliphora vicina chromosome 2, idCalVici1.1, whole genome shotgun sequence and encodes:
- the vri gene encoding LOW QUALITY PROTEIN: rho GTPase-activating protein gacU (The sequence of the model RefSeq protein was modified relative to this genomic sequence to represent the inferred CDS: deleted 2 bases in 1 codon) — its product is MSIVCTLEPKVNLFKGPVATKNLLVLKNNIITNNSNNNHNITVNNNNNKAATITPNNKLLTDTTATTIQNSTTNNCVKEKSLLAQSNTQHTKVPDFKSRISVTEFVRRNTNIGSPLTINTNSDLLELQQQQQHQQQQQHLTQHYQHQQQQQQQRLITAANTNMPEVLHAAAVNSLNTAKYHQHHNHQQTLTPVSAAAAMAMNTVRMSTISPTLSMNGSSNEATNMHSLSMYNGPVSPQSSDSGHSMSDMHISRDGKYVTFNGEHMTKQQANAAKELFSQRKQREFTPDCKKDDSYWDRRRRNNEAAKRSREKRRYNDMVLEQRVVELTKENHVLKAQLDAIKDKFNISGENLVSVEQILASLPTSEQVLSITKRAKMTTPTGVNPQNSFNNNNNTTTTTPTNNNGLLYSSSQTSAALMQQKSSNEVLSSTNDKLPPQTVIKPNGLSAAATTPNTPSSSLSASNSLHQPSTHGPTTVQTPQSLYANSSIAGGVYNPANLSENLTPATHPQHHVVSAPASTTVPTQPPTNLQNLHVLQALNRRCDLDNLRKVVAVVDAINTNGDLPSSVSGLYTNAQSAALYAGAAQHINPLYSQFNKEDHGYMSTAETAAVSSNAGDSVTSTSARANASVLNLSRRASTPTAYENMLSSTTSSSRLSSMSSASSTGAVSGDDDHEADNEMPEETNEHNLASTTTSPLSTDSNNCLPLKLRHKSHLGDKDAAANALLALQHIKQEPISNRASPPGWADNSGDNSSDERDSGISIPSPEWTAQFQRKVLVSGKDACTASAVVTVTPSEREHILKSQLARLESEVATIKNMDLYSRSEFGSAGS